The Euphorbia lathyris chromosome 3, ddEupLath1.1, whole genome shotgun sequence genome contains a region encoding:
- the LOC136221826 gene encoding uncharacterized protein — protein sequence MVGAFWGTRIMEIVKKHDSGGLVWKRIKLTTTRKANAKKRLRRVWQNEAVLKACTESESCSARVSENVSPSTHS from the exons ATGGTAGGGGCATTTTGGGGAACACGAATTATGGAGATAGTGAAGAAGCATGACTCAGGAGGTCTTGTTTGGAAAAGAATAAAACTCACTACCACTCGTAAAGCTAACGCCAAGAAGAGACTCCGTAGGGTTTGGCAG AATGAAGCTGTCTTGAAGGCATGTACTGAATCAGAAAGTTGTTCAGCTAGAGTTTCAGAGAACGTTAGCCCAAGTACTCATTCTTAA